In Xiphophorus maculatus strain JP 163 A chromosome 18, X_maculatus-5.0-male, whole genome shotgun sequence, a single genomic region encodes these proteins:
- the cd3e gene encoding T-cell surface glycoprotein CD3 epsilon chain, which produces MGVQVMFVVLFMFLATVESQKGGVSFWRDKVTLTCPQNGTWKNNMENKNALEPGETHEFHFKGQAQYYCEYDNNEEEKIKYYFFVKGKACENCFEVDGFLFLLVILVDVIGTAVMMRIIYACTKRKHPNAPLQPPRTRRTRPQADQSSAYESLNPNTQSTETYSTVVEGLFRMAVQVVFAVIFMFATSVKAETVKGGATFWNKEVTLTCPLTGSVTWHKEKSKNPETSTSTKNVPKEFTFTYERQVQYRCQYEIAGPPPESTVNYYFYVKGKACKNCFELDPKIFLGIIVANVIWTAVVMMIIYRCSKKKSSDGPSSSIKPTPRAGHRAPHGPSADYETLNPNTRSQDTYSTVVNSGMVNRTG; this is translated from the exons ATGGGTGTTCAGGTCATGTTCGTCgtccttttcatgtttttagccACAGTGGAATCTCAAAAAG GAGGAGTCTCATTCTGGAGAGACAAAGTTACTCTGACCTGTCCACAAAACGGAACATGGAAGaataacatggaaaataaaaatgctttagaaCCTGGTGAAACTCATGAATTCCACTTTAAAGGCCAGGCCCAATATTATTGTGAATATGACAATAATGAAGAGGAGAAGATAAAATACTACTTCTTCGTAAAAGGGAAGG CCTGTGAAAACTGCTTTGAGGTGGATGGATTCCTGTTCTTGCTGGTGATTCTCGTGGATGTGATTGGGACTGCGGTGATGATGAGGATAATCTACGCTTGCACCAAGAGGAAACACCCAAATGCACCGCTTCAACCCCCAAGAA cacGTAGAACCCGGCCTCAAGCGGACCAATCTTCTGCCTATGAG TCACTGAACCCCAACACTCAATCAACGGAAACTTACTCCACTGTG gtaGAGG GATTATTTAGGATGGCTGTTCAGGTTGTGTTCGCTGTCATCTTCATGTTTGCAACTTCCGTGAAGGCTGAAACTG TTAAAGGAGGAGCAACATTCTGGAACAAGGAAGTCACACTAACCTGTCCTCTGACTGGTAGTGTAACCTGGCACaaggaaaaatcaaaaaatccaGAAACTTCAACATCTACAAAAAATGTACCAAAGGAATTTACATTCACATATGAGCGCCAAGTCCAATACAGATGTCAATACGAGATAGCTGGACCTCCACCTGAATCAACAGTGAATTATTATTTCTATGTCAAAGGAAAAG CCTGTAAGAACTGCTTTGAACTGGATCCAAAGATCTTTCTGGGGATCATTGTTGCGAATGTGATTTGGACCGCTGTTGTGATGATGATAATCTACAGATGCTCCAAGAAGAAAAGCTCAGATGGACCAAGCTCCTCTATTAAAC CGACTCCGAGAGCTGGGCACCGGGCTCCACATGGTCCATCTGCTGACTATGAG